The following proteins are encoded in a genomic region of Glycine max cultivar Williams 82 chromosome 18, Glycine_max_v4.0, whole genome shotgun sequence:
- the LOC100306693 gene encoding uncharacterized protein isoform X1 — protein sequence MSVTETPKKTGAPQIVKLDKALKLAELWVNNMSKDADDDRTNADVEGRPSRLGLGAKVSRQSKFVPSDDPVERKLYAKLNAEKRKAANIAKESATIARDALDDDEDNEDLDSRANAFTKRKATAPLISSMLRNKKQK from the exons ATGAGTGTCACAGAAACACCAAAGAAAACCGGTGCCCCCCAAATTGTTAAGTTGGACAAGGCATTGAAATTG GCAGAGTTATGGGTAAATAATATGAGCAAAGATGCAGATGATGATAGAACAAATGCGGATGTAGAGGGTCGACCTTCTAG GCTTGGTCTAGGTGCAAAAGTTTCACGCCAATCAAAATTTGTGCCTTCAGATGACCCTGTTGAAAGGAAATTGTATGCCAAGTTGAAtgctgaaaaaagaaaagcagcTAATATTGCTAAAGAGTCTGCCACAATTGCAAGAGATGCTTTAGATGACGATGAAGACAATGAAGACTTAGATAGCAGAGCTAATGCATTTACCAAGAGGAAGGCAACAGCTCCTTTGATCTCGTCTATGTTGCGAAATAAGAAGCAGAAGTGA